In Triticum aestivum cultivar Chinese Spring chromosome 5B, IWGSC CS RefSeq v2.1, whole genome shotgun sequence, the following proteins share a genomic window:
- the LOC123116387 gene encoding pirin-like protein At1g50590 codes for MSTMEVTKPRQVVRRFLARPQHEGAGAVVRRSIGRFELRYFDPFLVLDEFSASAPAGFPDHPHRGFETVTYMLEGAVTHEDFEGHRGTIKAGDVQWMTAGRGIVHSEMPAGPGTSKGLQLWVNLASKNKMVEPGYQEFQSKDIASTTSADGDVTVRVIAGESMGARSPVRTRTPTMYLDFTVRPHAAAPVRQPVPASWNAFVYVLEGEGVFGPTEQPAGAHHLLLLGQGGDGVEVWNRSDKPLRFVLVAGEPIGEPVAQLGPFVMNTEEEIDATVNDFEYFINGFEKAKHWKSQAMIALELEYVG; via the exons ATGTCGACAATGGAGGTGACGAAGCCCCGGCAGGTGGTGAGGAGGTTCCTGGCGCGGCCGCAGCACGAGGGCGCCGGCGCCGTCGTCCGCCGCAGCATCGGCAGGTTCGAGCTGAGGTACTTCGACCCGTTCCTCGTCCTGGACGAGTTCTCAG CTTCTGCTCCGGCTGGGTTCCCTGATCATCCACACCGGGGCTTCGAGACCGTCACCTACATGCTCGAG GGAGCGGTGACGCACGAGGACTTCGAGGGCCACCGTGGCACGATCAAGGCCGGCGACGTGCAGTGGATGACGGCCGGCCGCGGCATCGTGCACTCCGAGATGCCCGCCGGCCCCGGCACCTCCAAGGGCCTCCAGCTCTGGGTCAACCTCGCATCCAAGAACAAAAT GGTCGAGCCGGGGTACCAGGAGTTCCAGAGCAAGGACATCGCGTCCACCACGTCGGCGGACGGCGACGTGACGGTGCGCGTCATCGCGGGGGAGTCCATGGGCGCCCGGTCGCCGGTGCGCACGCGGACTCCGACCATGTACCTTGACTTCACGGTGCGCCCGCACGCCGCCGCGCCCGTGCGGCAGCCGGTGCCGGCGTCGTGGAACGCGTTCGTGTACGTGCTCGAGGGCGAGGGCGTGTTCGGGCCGACGGAGCAGCCGGCGGGGGCGCACCACCTGCTGCTGCTCgggcagggcggcgacggcgtggAGGTTTGGAACAGGTCGGACAAGCCGCTCCGGTTCGTGCTCGTGGCCGGCGAGCCCATCGGCGAGCCCGTGGCGCAGCTGGGCCCGTTCGTGATGAACACCGAGGAGGAGAtcgacgccaccgtcaacgacttCGAGTACTTCATCAACGGGTTCGAGAAGGCCAAGCATTGGAAGTCGCAGGCGATGATCGCGCTAGAGCTAGAGTACGTAGGGTGA